In Vibrio coralliilyticus, the following are encoded in one genomic region:
- a CDS encoding GIY-YIG nuclease family protein, whose product MSNPKSKMVCADWYVYLIRTRLDTLYCGITVDVKRRYTQHQQGVGAKALKGKGPLTLEWSAKVGQSRSDASKIEYRIKKLTKPQKEQLISGRSNLNDYIDMTLPD is encoded by the coding sequence ATGTCGAACCCTAAGTCAAAAATGGTGTGTGCGGATTGGTATGTGTATCTGATCCGGACACGCTTAGATACGTTGTATTGCGGAATAACAGTCGATGTAAAGCGGCGTTATACCCAGCACCAACAGGGTGTAGGTGCAAAAGCGTTAAAAGGAAAGGGGCCTTTAACCTTAGAATGGTCTGCTAAAGTAGGCCAAAGCCGCTCGGATGCTTCCAAGATAGAATACAGAATTAAGAAACTCACTAAACCTCAAAAAGAGCAGTTGATTTCCGGTCGCTCCAACTTAAACGACTATATCGATATGACGCTACCCGATTAA
- a CDS encoding YceH family protein, whose protein sequence is MSIELNPIEARVIGCLIEKEVTTPDYYPLTLNSLTSACNQKSNREPVMTLSDVEVQQAVDGLIARRLVSDESAFNSRASKFQHRFCNTEFGDLKLTAQEKGIVCCMLLRGAQTPGELRTRTNRLAEFSDVKEVEAVLEGMAAREEGALVVKLPREAGKRESRYMHLFSGEVDLEALSPATEGVSQAADNSRMESLEQEVTALKAEVAELRQMIEELTA, encoded by the coding sequence ATGAGTATAGAACTAAACCCTATTGAAGCCCGTGTCATTGGCTGCTTGATTGAAAAAGAAGTGACCACACCCGATTATTACCCGCTGACCTTAAACAGCCTAACCAGCGCATGTAACCAGAAAAGCAATCGTGAGCCTGTAATGACGTTAAGTGACGTAGAAGTTCAACAAGCTGTTGATGGCTTGATTGCACGTCGATTAGTGAGCGATGAGAGTGCCTTCAACAGCCGAGCTAGCAAGTTCCAACACAGATTTTGCAACACGGAATTTGGTGACTTGAAGCTGACTGCACAAGAAAAAGGGATTGTTTGCTGCATGTTGTTACGAGGTGCACAAACGCCCGGTGAGTTACGCACTCGCACTAATCGACTGGCAGAGTTTTCCGATGTTAAAGAAGTTGAGGCCGTGCTCGAAGGTATGGCAGCTAGAGAAGAGGGCGCTTTAGTCGTTAAGCTACCACGTGAGGCAGGTAAGCGAGAGTCTCGTTATATGCACCTTTTTAGTGGTGAAGTGGATTTGGAAGCACTTTCTCCAGCGACAGAGGGAGTATCTCAGGCAGCAGACAACAGCCGAATGGAGTCTCTAGAGCAAGAGGTGACTGCACTGAAAGCTGAAGTGGCTGAACTACGACAAATGATTGAGGAATTAACGGCTTAA
- a CDS encoding DUF496 family protein, producing MGKEPMSGVFEIVAQARRKNKLKRELLDNEKKVRDNRKRVDLLDNLMDYIKPDMTPDEIVGIIKNMKADYEDRVDDHIIKSAEISKERRDISRRIRELTEEDKQVVQGKKK from the coding sequence ATGGGAAAGGAACCTATGAGTGGTGTATTTGAAATTGTAGCTCAGGCTCGTCGTAAGAATAAACTAAAACGCGAGCTGCTTGACAACGAAAAGAAGGTTCGTGATAACCGCAAACGTGTCGACCTATTAGATAACCTGATGGACTACATCAAACCTGATATGACTCCAGATGAAATCGTAGGCATCATTAAAAATATGAAAGCGGATTACGAAGATCGTGTAGACGACCATATCATTAAGAGCGCAGAAATCTCAAAAGAGCGTCGTGATATAAGCCGTCGCATTCGTGAACTGACAGAAGAAGATAAGCAAGTCGTTCAAGGCAAAAAGAAATAG
- a CDS encoding YgjV family protein, giving the protein MDMVEILGYAASIMVAISLTMKDIVKLRVLNFIGCALFTAYGLMIDAWPVVVTNGFIACVNVYFLAKMQSEKKSTEAESAA; this is encoded by the coding sequence ATGGATATGGTTGAAATTTTAGGTTACGCAGCATCGATCATGGTAGCGATTTCCTTAACCATGAAAGACATTGTTAAGCTACGTGTACTGAACTTCATTGGTTGTGCACTTTTCACCGCTTACGGTCTTATGATTGATGCGTGGCCAGTCGTAGTGACGAATGGCTTTATTGCATGCGTTAATGTGTACTTCCTTGCGAAAATGCAAAGCGAAAAAAAGAGCACTGAAGCCGAAAGCGCAGCATAG
- the glpK gene encoding glycerol kinase GlpK, protein MTEQKYIVALDQGTTSSRAVVLDHDANIVSVSQREFTQIYPEAGWVEHDPMEIYATQSSVLVEALGKSGIRSDEVAGIGITNQRETTIVWNKETGKPVYNAIVWQCRRTAAICEDLKQRGLEDYIRENTGLVLDPYFSGTKIKWILDNVEGAREEAEAGKLLFGTVDTWLVWKMTQGRVHVTDYTNASRTMLFNINTLQWDEKLLKEMDIPLSMMPEVKKSSEVYGQTNIGGKGGTRIPIAGIAGDQQAALYGQMCVNAGQAKNTYGTGCFLLMNTGQEKVISKNGLLTTLACGPAGEPAYALEGAVFMGGASIQWLRDEMKLLADAKDSEYFATKVDTSNGVYVVPAFTGLGAPYWDAYARGTIVGLTRGVNSNHIIRATLEGIAYQTRDVLDAMQADSGIKLEALRVDGGAVANNFLMQFQSDVLDTQVLRPKVTEVTALGAAYLAGLAVGFWGSLDEVANKAEIDKTFVPHHDEEKRNRRYKGWKRAVKCAQAWADMHDEE, encoded by the coding sequence ATGACTGAGCAAAAATACATAGTCGCGCTAGATCAAGGAACAACAAGCTCACGTGCAGTTGTACTCGATCACGATGCAAATATTGTCAGCGTATCTCAGCGTGAGTTCACTCAAATTTACCCTGAAGCAGGTTGGGTAGAGCATGATCCAATGGAAATTTACGCGACACAGAGCTCAGTGCTAGTAGAAGCACTTGGCAAGTCGGGCATTCGTAGCGATGAAGTTGCTGGTATTGGTATTACCAACCAACGTGAAACCACCATCGTATGGAATAAAGAGACAGGTAAGCCAGTCTATAATGCGATTGTTTGGCAGTGTCGCCGTACCGCGGCAATTTGTGAAGATTTAAAGCAGCGTGGCCTTGAAGACTACATTCGAGAGAATACAGGCTTAGTGCTAGACCCATACTTCTCTGGGACTAAAATTAAGTGGATCTTGGACAATGTGGAAGGTGCTCGTGAGGAGGCCGAAGCGGGTAAGCTATTGTTTGGTACGGTGGATACTTGGCTGGTATGGAAGATGACGCAAGGCCGTGTGCACGTGACTGACTACACCAACGCATCACGTACAATGTTATTCAACATTAATACCTTACAGTGGGATGAAAAACTACTTAAAGAAATGGACATTCCATTGTCTATGATGCCTGAAGTTAAGAAATCCTCTGAGGTGTATGGTCAAACAAACATTGGTGGTAAAGGTGGTACTCGTATTCCAATTGCAGGTATTGCTGGTGACCAACAAGCTGCACTTTACGGTCAGATGTGTGTTAATGCCGGTCAGGCAAAAAATACATATGGTACGGGCTGTTTCCTTCTTATGAATACAGGACAGGAAAAGGTCATCTCGAAGAATGGCCTTCTAACTACACTTGCGTGTGGCCCCGCGGGTGAACCTGCATACGCTTTGGAAGGGGCTGTCTTCATGGGCGGTGCATCTATTCAATGGTTACGTGACGAGATGAAGCTATTGGCCGACGCAAAAGACTCTGAGTATTTTGCGACTAAAGTGGACACATCAAATGGAGTGTACGTGGTTCCAGCATTTACAGGTCTTGGAGCGCCATACTGGGATGCATATGCTCGCGGTACTATCGTGGGTTTGACTCGTGGTGTTAATTCGAACCACATTATTCGTGCGACACTGGAAGGTATTGCCTACCAGACACGTGATGTACTTGATGCGATGCAAGCGGATTCTGGCATTAAGCTTGAAGCACTTCGTGTTGATGGTGGTGCGGTTGCGAACAACTTCTTGATGCAGTTCCAGTCGGATGTTCTGGATACGCAAGTCCTTCGTCCTAAGGTGACTGAAGTTACAGCGCTGGGTGCTGCATATCTTGCAGGTTTGGCAGTTGGTTTCTGGGGCAGCTTGGATGAAGTAGCAAATAAAGCAGAAATCGACAAAACATTTGTGCCTCATCACGATGAAGAAAAACGCAATCGACGCTACAAAGGCTGGAAGCGCGCCGTGAAGTGTGCCCAAGCTTGGGCAGATATGCACGACGAAGAGTAA
- a CDS encoding MIP/aquaporin family protein yields the protein MTNRKPTLLGECIAEFIGTGLLIFFGVGCVAALVLAGAQFGQWEISIVWGFGVSIAIYCTAGVSGAHINPAVTIALAAFHGFDKAKVIPYIIAQMLGAFCSAALVYSLYSNLFVDYEIAHSFVRSSQEALATAGIFSTYPHASLSFAGALAVEFVITAVLMFAILALGDENNGAVRGPMNPLLIGVLIAVIGGSLGPLTGFAMNPARDFGPKLFAYLAGWDYALSGAKDIPYFIVPILGPIAGACFGAWAYPKFIAQYLPNTGTGCTIPNQCDDTEENQEAHV from the coding sequence ATGACTAATAGAAAACCAACCTTACTTGGTGAATGTATCGCTGAGTTTATAGGCACTGGGCTTTTGATTTTCTTTGGCGTTGGCTGTGTTGCTGCTTTAGTACTTGCGGGGGCTCAGTTCGGCCAATGGGAAATCAGTATCGTCTGGGGCTTTGGTGTTTCCATTGCCATTTACTGTACTGCCGGTGTATCAGGTGCACACATCAATCCGGCAGTGACAATCGCACTGGCCGCTTTTCATGGATTTGATAAAGCGAAGGTTATTCCATACATCATCGCTCAAATGTTAGGTGCATTTTGTTCAGCGGCACTGGTATACAGCCTATACAGCAATTTGTTCGTTGATTACGAAATCGCTCATAGCTTCGTCAGAAGCAGCCAAGAAGCACTGGCAACGGCAGGAATCTTTTCTACTTACCCTCATGCGTCGTTATCATTTGCTGGAGCTTTAGCTGTTGAATTTGTCATTACTGCCGTTCTGATGTTCGCAATTCTGGCGCTTGGTGATGAAAATAACGGCGCAGTACGTGGTCCGATGAACCCTCTACTTATTGGTGTGTTGATTGCGGTTATAGGTGGTTCACTTGGGCCTTTGACCGGATTTGCAATGAACCCTGCTCGTGACTTTGGTCCTAAGCTATTCGCATACCTTGCGGGTTGGGATTACGCACTATCAGGTGCTAAAGACATTCCATACTTTATTGTTCCTATATTAGGTCCTATTGCTGGTGCATGTTTTGGTGCTTGGGCTTATCCAAAATTTATCGCTCAATACCTGCCAAACACGGGTACAGGTTGTACGATTCCAAATCAGTGTGACGACACTGAAGAAAATCAAGAAGCGCATGTTTAA
- the glpA gene encoding anaerobic glycerol-3-phosphate dehydrogenase subunit A, with protein sequence MDKRFETDVVIIGGGATGTGIMRDCALRGIRCILLEQDDIASGTTGRNHGLLHSGARYAVTDEESAKECIQENRILKSIARHCVEETSGLFITLPEDDIDFQNTFIGACDTAGINTKRLTAKQALSLEPNVNPKLVGAVQVPDGTLDPFRLCASNVLDAKEHGARLFNKTKVLSLIRHEDTVLGVNCYNTQHNEPFQVFAKQVVNAAGIWGQNICEYADLKIKMFPAKGSLLILDYRINNLVINRCRKPSDADILVPGDTISLIGTTSEHIDYEQIDDLHVSDREVDVLLEEGAKLAPIMANTRVLRAYAGVRPLVSVDDDGSGRNISRGIILLDHEKRDGLKGFTTITGGKLMTYRLMAEWTTDLLAEKLSVDTPCSTHTKPLPGSNEHKLKSRKTASIAKPVYESANYRHGERVAEFLDESLDKQTVICECEMVTAGEIEYAIKQLNVHSLVDLRRRTRLGMGPCQGELCSYRAAHLFHKYANADGYQCSLLLNEFLEERWKGIQPIFWGDALREAEFSHWIYEGLFGASQLDNHAEKKEETQ encoded by the coding sequence ATGGATAAACGGTTTGAAACAGACGTTGTTATCATTGGAGGCGGTGCGACTGGCACCGGAATCATGCGCGACTGCGCATTACGAGGGATTCGTTGCATCCTTTTAGAGCAAGATGACATTGCGTCAGGAACAACTGGACGGAATCATGGACTGCTACATTCCGGCGCTCGTTACGCCGTCACTGATGAGGAGTCGGCCAAGGAGTGTATTCAAGAAAACCGTATACTCAAGTCAATTGCTCGTCATTGTGTGGAAGAAACCTCAGGGCTCTTTATCACCTTACCTGAAGATGATATTGATTTTCAAAACACGTTTATTGGCGCTTGTGACACTGCAGGTATCAACACAAAACGCTTAACAGCGAAACAAGCCCTCTCGCTCGAACCCAATGTTAACCCTAAATTAGTAGGGGCAGTCCAAGTGCCTGATGGGACACTAGATCCTTTCCGTTTATGCGCCTCCAATGTGCTTGACGCCAAAGAACATGGCGCTCGCCTCTTTAATAAAACCAAAGTGTTGTCCTTGATCCGGCATGAAGATACTGTCCTTGGTGTTAATTGCTACAACACGCAGCACAATGAACCTTTTCAAGTGTTCGCCAAACAGGTTGTCAATGCGGCTGGCATTTGGGGCCAAAATATTTGCGAATATGCAGATTTAAAAATAAAAATGTTTCCGGCTAAAGGCTCACTGCTCATACTCGACTATCGCATTAACAACTTGGTCATCAACCGCTGTCGTAAGCCTTCCGATGCTGACATCCTTGTACCTGGCGACACCATTTCCCTTATTGGTACTACTTCTGAACATATCGATTACGAGCAGATTGATGATCTCCATGTCAGTGATAGAGAGGTCGATGTTTTACTTGAAGAAGGGGCAAAACTCGCTCCCATTATGGCTAATACTCGAGTGCTGCGCGCTTACGCAGGCGTTCGACCGCTCGTATCCGTTGATGACGATGGTAGTGGGCGAAACATTAGCCGAGGCATCATACTCCTCGATCACGAAAAGCGTGATGGCCTCAAAGGCTTTACAACCATCACTGGTGGCAAACTAATGACTTATCGTCTTATGGCCGAATGGACCACTGATTTGTTGGCCGAAAAACTGTCAGTAGATACACCTTGCTCAACCCATACCAAACCCTTACCTGGTTCAAACGAACATAAACTAAAAAGCCGGAAAACAGCCAGTATCGCTAAGCCTGTTTACGAATCTGCGAATTACAGACATGGAGAACGCGTCGCAGAGTTTCTTGATGAGAGCCTAGATAAACAAACCGTTATTTGTGAATGTGAGATGGTAACAGCGGGTGAAATTGAGTATGCCATTAAACAGCTTAATGTTCATTCTCTGGTCGATTTACGCCGAAGAACTAGGCTTGGTATGGGCCCCTGCCAAGGAGAATTATGCAGTTATCGAGCAGCGCACTTGTTTCATAAATATGCCAATGCTGATGGTTACCAATGCAGTCTACTGCTGAACGAATTTTTAGAAGAGCGATGGAAAGGAATACAACCCATTTTTTGGGGAGATGCTCTCAGAGAGGCCGAATTTAGTCACTGGATTTATGAGGGTTTATTTGGTGCCAGCCAGTTAGATAACCATGCCGAAAAGAAGGAGGAAACCCAATGA
- the glpB gene encoding glycerol-3-phosphate dehydrogenase subunit GlpB — MKYDVAIIGGGIAGYCAALRCLESGLKTVLINQGHSSLHFSSGSIDVLSSLPNGQAIKDPFSGIHQLKELSPEHPYSKMRVEEIQSSLKWFQTTLAKEGVSLSHSSDHNNHCRITPLGTLKSTWLSQPFVHQFHHKATFKRLVLVAIDGFRDFQPQLAFDNLSQIEAFQHIEKKILPIRIPGFESSRQNPNELRSIDISRALKQPKAFSSLVHQLSDGATKDDLVILPAIIGNGDGLTLMEQLQQLTQLNFHEVPTMPPSLLGIRIEEALYRAFIRLGGIQLKGDKALSAKWYLNKPCIESIQTANLEDFPLVAKHYILASGSYFSHGLVAKSTQVVEPVFNLDVYFHQHRRQWRAKAFLSQQPHPFMQFGVVTNSQFSPSRNGQTISNLHCCGSVLSHYDPIYEGCGGGVAIASAYKVAENIIHSMTSEEARV, encoded by the coding sequence ATGAAATATGATGTCGCAATCATTGGAGGTGGGATTGCAGGTTACTGCGCTGCCCTTAGGTGTTTGGAATCAGGACTTAAAACCGTATTAATCAATCAAGGCCATAGCTCTTTGCACTTCTCTTCTGGCTCCATTGACGTACTGAGTAGTTTACCTAATGGTCAAGCAATCAAAGATCCATTTTCTGGTATTCATCAGCTCAAAGAGCTCTCCCCTGAACATCCTTACAGCAAAATGCGTGTTGAAGAAATACAATCTTCATTGAAATGGTTTCAGACCACATTAGCTAAAGAAGGCGTGTCTCTATCGCACAGTTCAGATCATAACAATCACTGTCGAATTACTCCTCTTGGGACACTAAAATCAACATGGTTATCACAGCCTTTCGTACACCAGTTTCATCATAAAGCCACATTCAAAAGGCTAGTGCTCGTTGCCATCGATGGATTTAGGGACTTTCAGCCACAACTTGCATTCGATAATCTTAGCCAAATCGAAGCATTTCAACATATAGAGAAAAAAATACTGCCTATTCGTATTCCAGGCTTTGAGTCATCACGCCAAAACCCTAATGAACTGCGTTCTATTGATATTTCGAGGGCTCTCAAACAGCCTAAAGCATTCTCCAGCCTAGTCCATCAGCTCAGCGATGGTGCGACAAAAGATGACCTTGTTATTCTCCCTGCCATAATTGGAAATGGCGATGGGCTCACCTTGATGGAACAGCTTCAGCAGCTCACCCAGCTTAATTTTCACGAAGTGCCCACTATGCCTCCTTCTTTACTAGGGATTCGCATTGAAGAAGCTCTTTATAGAGCATTTATCCGTCTTGGTGGTATTCAGCTTAAAGGCGATAAAGCTCTCTCTGCAAAATGGTACCTCAACAAACCATGTATCGAATCAATTCAAACTGCGAATTTAGAAGACTTTCCGCTGGTAGCTAAGCACTACATTCTTGCCTCTGGAAGCTACTTCAGCCATGGATTGGTGGCGAAATCGACTCAAGTTGTGGAACCTGTGTTCAACCTCGACGTTTATTTTCACCAACACCGACGCCAGTGGCGCGCTAAAGCATTTTTGAGTCAGCAACCTCATCCATTTATGCAGTTTGGCGTTGTGACCAACAGTCAATTTAGTCCTTCGAGAAATGGGCAGACGATAAGCAATTTACATTGTTGTGGTTCAGTGTTGTCTCACTATGATCCTATATATGAAGGGTGTGGCGGCGGTGTTGCCATCGCGTCAGCATATAAGGTCGCTGAAAATATTATTCACTCAATGACATCTGAGGAGGCCCGTGTATGA
- the glpC gene encoding anaerobic glycerol-3-phosphate dehydrogenase subunit GlpC: protein MTTKFATHAPQITSFDQCIKCTVCTVYCPVAKANPLYPGPKQSGPDGERLRIKNAEYYDEALKLCTNCKRCETACPSGVNIGDIIAVARGKYAKKRLSPKLIRDFVLSHTDLFGTLATPVAPLVNRITDNKPIKTIMHKTIGVHDHKSLPKYSHGTFRRWYKKQVSEQNLYPKQVSYFHGCYVNYNHPQLGKDLITVMNTMGIGVQLLEKEKCCGVPLIANGFHNKARRHAEFNVKNIEDAVIKHDRTVISTSSTCSFTLKQEYPHVLGVENHHVNNRIDYVMKYLLKEFMNGNTPSMSPINKRVVYHTPCHLERSGNVIFTLEVLRQIPGLDLIVLDSECCGLAGTYGFKEENYSVSMKIGHHLFESIKNAEADYAITDCETCKWQIEENTQLETIHPISLLAMAISH from the coding sequence ATGACAACAAAATTCGCCACTCACGCACCTCAAATCACTAGCTTTGATCAATGCATTAAATGCACTGTTTGTACGGTTTACTGCCCGGTAGCTAAAGCAAACCCACTTTACCCTGGCCCTAAGCAATCAGGCCCAGATGGAGAGCGATTACGTATAAAAAATGCGGAGTACTACGACGAAGCGCTTAAGCTTTGTACCAATTGCAAGCGATGTGAAACGGCTTGTCCATCAGGTGTCAACATTGGCGACATCATCGCCGTTGCTAGAGGAAAATACGCAAAAAAACGCCTAAGTCCAAAGCTCATTCGGGATTTCGTTTTAAGCCATACCGACCTGTTCGGCACTCTAGCAACACCTGTTGCTCCGTTGGTCAATAGGATTACAGACAACAAGCCCATCAAGACGATCATGCATAAAACCATTGGTGTGCATGACCATAAATCCTTACCTAAATACTCTCACGGTACGTTTCGTCGCTGGTACAAAAAGCAGGTTTCGGAGCAGAATTTATACCCTAAACAAGTTAGTTACTTTCATGGTTGTTACGTCAACTACAACCATCCTCAACTCGGCAAAGACCTCATCACCGTCATGAACACTATGGGGATAGGTGTTCAGTTACTAGAGAAAGAAAAGTGCTGCGGTGTGCCGCTGATTGCAAATGGCTTTCATAACAAAGCTCGCCGTCACGCAGAGTTCAATGTAAAGAACATTGAGGATGCAGTGATAAAACATGATCGAACCGTTATTTCGACCTCCTCAACATGCTCATTCACCCTAAAGCAAGAGTATCCGCATGTATTAGGGGTCGAAAATCACCACGTCAACAACCGTATTGATTACGTGATGAAATATCTGCTTAAAGAGTTTATGAACGGCAACACACCATCTATGTCACCGATTAACAAACGCGTGGTATACCATACTCCCTGCCACCTAGAGCGAAGCGGTAATGTGATATTCACTCTAGAGGTGTTGCGCCAGATCCCAGGATTGGATCTGATTGTGTTAGATAGCGAATGCTGTGGACTCGCTGGCACATATGGATTTAAAGAAGAAAATTATTCGGTTTCAATGAAGATAGGACACCACTTGTTTGAATCGATCAAAAACGCAGAAGCAGACTATGCGATTACAGATTGCGAAACCTGTAAGTGGCAGATAGAAGAAAACACGCAGCTAGAAACTATTCACCCCATTTCTTTACTAGCAATGGCAATAAGCCATTAA
- a CDS encoding substrate-binding periplasmic protein: protein MLHKLQPLSKGLGILFTYFCLVFIPLSASSQTVTIAVGGEYPPYHSKQLPGDGINAQIVTAAFRTQNVAVKYVYLPTWKDAFDFAAQGKADATALWELNKQYHELFLVSDVVYKINAHFFYKEELEFDWNRIEDLKGLKVSALVGGYYGEPFESAEQSGKISVERVDDEAKNIKKLIAGTIDVSPLYIAYVNYVLKKEGLESERKRLAYHPTPLFINTLHLLLPKRSSESRQRLMTFNKGLKVIKKNGKLQAILNAHLHYR, encoded by the coding sequence ATGCTCCATAAACTTCAGCCTTTATCTAAGGGCTTGGGTATATTGTTTACCTATTTCTGCCTTGTTTTTATTCCTCTGTCCGCTTCTTCGCAAACAGTCACCATTGCTGTTGGGGGGGAATATCCGCCCTATCACTCTAAACAGCTGCCTGGTGATGGCATCAATGCTCAAATTGTAACAGCTGCATTTAGAACTCAAAATGTTGCAGTAAAGTATGTGTACTTACCAACGTGGAAAGATGCCTTTGATTTCGCGGCGCAAGGGAAGGCTGATGCCACGGCGTTATGGGAGTTAAATAAACAGTATCACGAACTTTTCTTGGTCAGTGATGTTGTCTATAAGATAAACGCACACTTCTTTTACAAAGAAGAGCTAGAATTCGACTGGAATCGTATAGAAGACCTTAAAGGCTTAAAAGTGAGTGCTTTGGTCGGTGGCTATTATGGTGAACCATTTGAAAGTGCCGAGCAAAGTGGAAAAATTTCCGTCGAGCGAGTTGATGATGAAGCTAAAAATATCAAGAAATTAATCGCGGGTACTATTGATGTTTCACCGCTTTATATCGCATACGTTAACTACGTTCTTAAGAAAGAAGGACTAGAGTCAGAAAGGAAACGTTTGGCTTACCATCCTACACCTTTGTTTATCAATACTCTGCATCTATTGCTACCTAAGCGAAGTTCCGAAAGTAGGCAGAGATTGATGACTTTCAATAAAGGCCTGAAAGTCATCAAAAAAAATGGCAAGTTACAAGCTATTCTGAACGCACATCTTCATTATCGATGA
- a CDS encoding OmpA family protein, translated as MKYLALPLILLLTGCGNLSKEMRYLTEDMLETAPKTDFEVRYPNWGDAPQLASSGVKGPMGQMRTTSYSDLQNFLLKNGVDYEVLPGNHVMVKLTDTIKFNTGSSMVKPDSMYWLDMMGRYLATQPGIDIVIDGHADSTGAPTFNDSLSMKRAKAVKQQLVSHNVAMNSIYTRGYGEYVPACSNKTNAGKACNRRVEVLFIVSNN; from the coding sequence ATGAAATATCTTGCCTTGCCTCTGATCTTGCTTCTGACAGGTTGTGGAAATCTGTCAAAGGAAATGCGTTACCTAACGGAAGACATGCTCGAAACCGCACCAAAGACAGATTTTGAGGTTCGATACCCTAATTGGGGGGATGCCCCTCAACTGGCTTCGTCAGGCGTTAAAGGCCCAATGGGGCAAATGCGCACGACCAGCTACAGTGATCTGCAGAACTTCTTGCTGAAGAATGGTGTTGACTACGAAGTACTACCGGGCAATCACGTCATGGTTAAGCTAACCGACACCATCAAGTTCAACACTGGGTCTTCGATGGTTAAGCCCGATTCAATGTACTGGCTGGATATGATGGGGCGCTATCTTGCAACACAACCTGGCATCGACATCGTCATTGATGGTCATGCTGACAGTACTGGTGCACCAACATTTAATGATTCACTTTCTATGAAGCGTGCCAAAGCCGTGAAGCAACAGCTGGTCAGCCATAATGTGGCGATGAACTCTATCTACACAAGAGGCTATGGGGAATATGTTCCAGCTTGCTCAAACAAAACCAATGCTGGAAAAGCGTGTAATAGACGGGTAGAAGTCCTATTTATCGTTTCGAATAACTGA
- a CDS encoding thiol:disulfide interchange protein DsbA/DsbL: MKKMMTLFAIVFVTLLAGCSDRDVPQEGKQFQTLPTDLSTYRLPQVTEVFSLNCGHCKKMESVLPQLEELTQQNIGKVHVTFNDSAKISAMIYYTAEMQLGQKPDHSMMNELFQAAQMGNNATMAEKKQAIIQAFHSRGLVSPYELKEENQNQLFKAMQLAENLTEKGQINSVPTFIINGKYMVQTSGHKDVQDIANTINYLTQQP; the protein is encoded by the coding sequence ATGAAAAAAATGATGACCTTATTTGCCATCGTGTTTGTCACTTTGTTGGCAGGCTGTAGCGACCGAGATGTGCCTCAGGAAGGTAAACAATTCCAAACACTCCCTACGGACTTGTCCACTTATCGTTTACCTCAGGTGACCGAAGTTTTCTCATTAAACTGCGGCCACTGTAAAAAAATGGAGTCAGTCCTTCCTCAGCTTGAAGAACTGACTCAACAAAACATTGGCAAGGTTCACGTTACTTTTAATGACAGTGCTAAAATCAGTGCCATGATTTATTACACTGCTGAGATGCAACTTGGGCAAAAGCCTGATCACTCCATGATGAACGAGCTATTTCAAGCCGCACAAATGGGTAACAACGCAACAATGGCAGAGAAAAAACAAGCGATTATTCAAGCGTTTCACTCACGAGGCTTGGTAAGCCCATATGAGCTAAAAGAAGAGAATCAAAACCAATTATTTAAAGCAATGCAGCTTGCTGAAAACCTCACAGAAAAAGGTCAGATAAACTCCGTACCGACCTTTATTATCAATGGTAAATACATGGTTCAGACATCAGGCCATAAAGATGTTCAAGACATCGCCAACACCATCAATTATCTTACTCAACAACCTTAA